Proteins from one Myxococcus stipitatus genomic window:
- a CDS encoding Imm52 family immunity protein, whose product MSPRARRYQERISGLSADEASWGGGVGKDSGGVKFDGFEEGVLLEAKGPGYATFFKGLDPKRWFKNSGAKSLGEQALRQVNAAKGMPIRWPKWFRQSKSRKDAWKEPVAPNHAELAKALGRTKDRHHEDLGYRISGWNGALEESDACSFDAAVGIYSEWVKNFWLFELPIRGASSERVVTARVLSGLLRCMATALEPDWGVAMSHAHRDVADPNGRATAQVGWVTYLSHRLGVEPPLPAPVRIEKVEEKGTLIVLTPERFTASNPDHVALAERVRELLDQVGLLKPLQVQP is encoded by the coding sequence ATGTCCCCTCGCGCGCGGCGCTACCAGGAACGGATCTCCGGGCTCTCGGCGGACGAGGCATCCTGGGGCGGAGGTGTTGGCAAGGACAGCGGAGGCGTGAAGTTCGATGGGTTCGAGGAGGGCGTGCTCCTGGAGGCCAAGGGGCCGGGCTACGCCACGTTCTTCAAGGGGCTGGACCCGAAACGCTGGTTCAAGAACTCAGGGGCGAAGTCCCTTGGCGAACAGGCGCTTCGACAGGTGAATGCGGCCAAAGGGATGCCCATCCGTTGGCCTAAGTGGTTCAGACAGAGCAAATCGCGTAAGGACGCCTGGAAGGAGCCGGTCGCGCCGAACCATGCTGAACTCGCAAAGGCGCTGGGACGAACCAAGGACCGGCACCATGAAGATCTTGGCTACCGCATCAGCGGATGGAACGGAGCGCTCGAAGAGTCCGATGCATGCAGTTTTGATGCTGCCGTGGGCATCTACTCCGAATGGGTGAAAAACTTCTGGCTCTTTGAGTTACCCATCCGTGGTGCGAGTTCTGAACGCGTCGTGACGGCACGCGTTCTGAGCGGACTCCTGAGGTGCATGGCGACAGCGCTTGAGCCTGATTGGGGAGTTGCCATGTCGCATGCGCATCGGGATGTTGCCGACCCGAACGGACGGGCCACTGCCCAAGTTGGGTGGGTGACGTACCTCTCGCATCGACTCGGTGTCGAGCCCCCGCTCCCCGCTCCGGTGCGAATCGAGAAGGTCGAGGAGAAGGGCACGCTGATTGTCCTCACCCCCGAGCGCTTCACGGCCAGCAACCCGGACCATGTGGCGCTAGCCGAGCGTGTGCGCGAGCTGCTGGACCAGGTGGGGCTGTTGAAGCCGCTCCAAGTTCAACCGTAG
- a CDS encoding endopeptidase, translating to MHVASKWIACLVLCGSALGWALQPTQSSSLTSQAFFKKELYLPVSNVPLSEARARLEGAAPGAWDAFFARHGRELHVYLDPLTGMPSAIQGAIPLIPGSGVGNDLTLASLEQRLGRSAREVDEAVVADALLQFIADNRDALGVDLMQLGEPRVTRVTDVLWQVLIPQRAAGLAVRHGRLVATINHGNLVLLGTEAWSNVTASPRPGLDAQAALVAGGERFGLQETPGALWQQPTLEFAPMARGEGTRFGQGYEHRLVWTYGFQNPGEAERWKVTVDAQTGEVLALEDDNHYLDATVKGGIYPLSSTEVCPSNETCGSMQLDTPMPWANTGLPAPHDFTDGAGVFDRGATGNATTTLAGKYVRISDSCGAVSFSSSAGDLQLGGANGQHNCTSGGGGAGNTPAARSAFYELNRIAELARGWLPGNTWLKGQLTANVNINNTCNAFWNGSTVNFYRSGGGCRNTGEIAAVFDHEWGHGMDDYDSGGVLSNSSEAYADIASIYRLQASCVGYGFFATSDRGCGKTPDGTGYNVDEALTGGKWCSTRCSGVRDADYLSHANQTPATPQNFVCTRCTTGTGPCGRQVHCAAAPVRQAAWDLVARDLRAAPFGYDSNTAFIVGNKLFYQGSGAVGSWHGCNCSAGTSDGCGASNGYMQWLAADDDNGNLNDGTPHMTAIHAAFSRHGIACNTPAPTNGGCATGPKTAPTLTASPSDGQVALGWPSVEGASEYWVMKTEGYAACDFGKVRVATVTGGSYTDTEVTNGRQYCYSVVPASSSACYGPASGCVCATAGGPCVPPTAARLALPLDGAVGVALSAVLDWDDVAGATTYEVQVATDAAFTSVVRSATSLAASTWTVTPALTTGTPYFWRVRAVSECGPGAWATGFGFTTTSASCTPPAAPTLTRPAPGATDVALSPVLDWSDASGAATYEVQVATDAAFTSVVRSATALTASTWTVTPALSAGTQYYWRVRAVAACGAGDYGAGAGFTTQPGGGSCEVSRAAYQPALGVPACGTGCGCDTGALVDSRGSQLFTPEPNASNTLDGCPDGPFGFYHFDESIDRVVLKSVDGGLIVPGKQVKVDVTAWCYDAGDRLNLYTAPASNEPAWSEVVVGLACLRRGLQTFTHTFTLGGGVGPQALRAQFVESTRPRVACTYGIYDDNDDLVFEVAQPTRAAR from the coding sequence ATGCATGTCGCGTCGAAGTGGATCGCCTGTCTCGTCTTGTGTGGCAGCGCGCTGGGGTGGGCCCTGCAGCCCACCCAGTCGAGCTCGCTGACGAGCCAGGCCTTCTTCAAGAAGGAGCTGTACCTCCCGGTCTCCAACGTGCCCCTGTCGGAGGCGCGCGCGCGGCTGGAGGGCGCGGCGCCCGGGGCGTGGGACGCCTTCTTCGCGCGTCATGGGCGTGAGCTCCACGTGTATCTGGACCCGCTCACCGGCATGCCTTCCGCCATCCAGGGCGCGATTCCGCTCATCCCCGGTTCGGGCGTGGGCAACGACCTCACCCTGGCCTCGCTCGAGCAGCGGCTGGGACGCTCGGCGCGGGAGGTGGACGAGGCCGTGGTGGCGGACGCGCTGCTGCAGTTCATCGCGGACAACCGCGACGCGCTGGGCGTGGACCTGATGCAGCTGGGCGAGCCCCGGGTGACGCGCGTCACGGACGTGCTGTGGCAGGTGCTCATCCCCCAGCGGGCGGCGGGGCTCGCGGTGAGGCATGGCCGGCTGGTGGCCACCATCAACCACGGCAACCTGGTCCTCCTGGGCACGGAGGCGTGGAGCAACGTCACGGCCTCGCCCAGGCCGGGCCTGGACGCGCAAGCGGCGCTGGTGGCGGGCGGGGAGCGCTTCGGCCTCCAGGAGACGCCCGGCGCGCTGTGGCAGCAGCCCACGCTGGAGTTCGCGCCCATGGCCCGGGGCGAGGGCACCCGGTTCGGTCAGGGGTATGAGCACCGGCTGGTGTGGACCTATGGCTTCCAGAACCCCGGCGAGGCCGAGCGCTGGAAGGTGACGGTCGATGCCCAGACGGGCGAGGTGCTGGCGCTGGAGGACGACAACCACTACCTCGACGCCACGGTGAAGGGGGGCATCTACCCGCTCAGCAGCACGGAGGTCTGCCCCTCGAACGAGACGTGCGGCAGCATGCAGCTGGACACGCCCATGCCCTGGGCGAACACCGGCCTGCCGGCGCCCCACGACTTCACGGATGGCGCGGGCGTCTTCGACCGCGGCGCCACCGGCAACGCCACCACCACGCTGGCCGGCAAGTACGTGCGCATCAGCGACAGCTGTGGCGCGGTGAGCTTCAGCTCCTCCGCGGGCGACCTCCAGCTGGGCGGCGCCAACGGTCAGCACAACTGCACGTCGGGGGGCGGCGGGGCCGGCAACACGCCCGCGGCGCGCTCCGCCTTCTACGAGCTCAACCGCATCGCCGAGCTGGCGCGAGGCTGGCTGCCCGGCAACACGTGGCTCAAGGGGCAGCTCACCGCCAACGTCAACATCAACAACACCTGCAACGCGTTCTGGAACGGGTCCACCGTCAACTTCTACCGCAGCGGCGGTGGCTGCCGGAACACGGGGGAGATCGCCGCCGTGTTCGACCACGAGTGGGGCCACGGCATGGATGACTACGATTCGGGCGGCGTGCTCAGCAACTCGAGCGAGGCGTACGCGGACATCGCGTCCATCTACCGGTTGCAGGCCTCGTGCGTGGGCTACGGCTTCTTCGCCACGAGCGACCGGGGCTGCGGCAAGACGCCGGACGGCACCGGGTACAACGTGGACGAGGCCCTCACGGGCGGCAAGTGGTGCAGCACCCGCTGCTCCGGCGTGCGCGACGCGGACTACCTGTCCCACGCGAACCAGACGCCCGCCACCCCGCAGAACTTCGTGTGCACGCGGTGCACCACCGGCACCGGCCCCTGTGGTCGTCAGGTCCACTGCGCCGCGGCGCCCGTCCGGCAGGCGGCGTGGGACCTGGTGGCGCGCGACCTGCGGGCCGCGCCCTTCGGCTACGACTCGAACACGGCCTTCATCGTGGGCAACAAGTTGTTCTACCAGGGCAGCGGCGCGGTCGGCTCGTGGCATGGCTGCAACTGCTCGGCGGGCACGTCCGACGGCTGCGGCGCCAGCAACGGCTACATGCAGTGGCTCGCCGCGGACGACGACAACGGCAACCTGAACGACGGCACGCCGCACATGACGGCCATCCACGCCGCCTTCAGCCGCCACGGCATCGCCTGCAACACGCCCGCGCCCACCAATGGGGGCTGCGCCACGGGGCCGAAGACGGCGCCCACGCTGACCGCCAGCCCGAGCGATGGGCAGGTGGCGCTGGGCTGGCCCTCGGTGGAGGGCGCGAGCGAATACTGGGTGATGAAGACGGAGGGCTACGCGGCCTGCGACTTCGGCAAGGTGCGCGTGGCCACCGTGACGGGAGGGAGCTACACGGACACGGAGGTCACCAACGGGCGGCAGTACTGCTACTCGGTGGTGCCGGCCAGCTCCAGCGCCTGCTACGGCCCCGCGTCCGGCTGTGTCTGCGCGACGGCCGGGGGCCCGTGTGTCCCCCCGACCGCGGCGCGGCTGGCGCTGCCCCTGGACGGCGCTGTCGGCGTGGCGCTGTCGGCGGTGCTTGACTGGGACGACGTGGCGGGCGCGACGACGTACGAGGTGCAGGTGGCGACGGACGCGGCCTTCACGTCGGTGGTGCGCTCGGCCACGTCGCTGGCCGCGAGCACGTGGACCGTCACCCCCGCGCTCACGACGGGCACGCCCTACTTCTGGCGCGTCCGGGCGGTGAGCGAGTGTGGACCTGGCGCCTGGGCCACGGGCTTCGGCTTCACCACCACGAGCGCGTCGTGTACGCCCCCCGCCGCGCCCACGCTCACCCGCCCCGCCCCGGGCGCGACGGACGTGGCGCTGTCTCCGGTGCTGGACTGGAGCGACGCGTCCGGCGCGGCCACCTACGAGGTGCAGGTGGCGACGGACGCGGCCTTCACGTCGGTGGTGCGTTCGGCCACGGCGCTGACCGCGAGCACGTGGACCGTCACGCCTGCGCTGTCCGCCGGGACGCAGTACTACTGGAGGGTGCGCGCGGTCGCCGCGTGCGGCGCCGGTGACTACGGCGCGGGCGCGGGCTTCACCACACAGCCAGGCGGCGGTTCCTGCGAGGTGTCCCGCGCGGCGTATCAACCGGCGCTGGGCGTCCCCGCGTGCGGCACGGGCTGTGGCTGCGACACGGGCGCCCTCGTCGACAGCCGGGGCAGCCAGCTCTTCACCCCGGAGCCCAATGCGTCCAACACGCTCGACGGCTGCCCGGACGGCCCCTTCGGCTTCTACCACTTCGACGAGAGCATCGACCGCGTGGTGCTCAAGAGCGTGGACGGGGGCCTCATCGTCCCGGGCAAGCAGGTGAAGGTGGACGTCACGGCCTGGTGCTACGACGCGGGCGACCGGTTGAACCTGTACACCGCTCCGGCGTCGAACGAGCCGGCGTGGTCCGAGGTCGTCGTCGGCCTGGCCTGCCTGCGCCGTGGCCTGCAGACCTTCACCCATACCTTCACGCTCGGCGGCGGCGTGGGACCCCAGGCGCTGCGCGCCCAGTTCGTGGAGTCCACCCGCCCACGGGTCGCCTGCACGTACGGCATCTACGACGACAACGATGACCTGGTGTTCGAGGTGGCGCAGCCCACGCGCGCCGCGCGCTGA
- a CDS encoding methyltransferase → MQQIPAPAFMVNLASGYFAPRCLHLVAQLGVADVLGPTPMSSEELAKATGSHADSLHRMLRLLAAQGVFEQRGEGWAHTHLSELLKTDHPQSVRYFAMMMGDDINWRSAGALAVSVRTGQTGCDAVSPGGLWAYLRNHPDDARVFDAAMTSKSHMVMGAMRGAMDYGRYGHIADIAGGRGHILAALLEAAPQTQGTLFDLPDVVANALKHPRIRAQGGDFFKGPLPSADAYILSNILHDWGDPQAIAILRQIRQAAPANAELLVVEMVMPERAESHPAMVMDLIMLSLAGGRERTQEEYVRLYEEGGFKLDRVVPLPGPYCIQVARPV, encoded by the coding sequence ATGCAACAGATTCCCGCCCCCGCGTTCATGGTCAATCTCGCCTCCGGATACTTCGCCCCACGGTGCCTGCACCTGGTGGCCCAGCTCGGCGTCGCGGACGTCCTCGGGCCCACGCCGATGAGCAGCGAGGAGCTGGCGAAGGCGACGGGCTCTCATGCCGACTCGCTTCACCGGATGTTGCGGCTGCTGGCGGCCCAGGGCGTCTTCGAGCAGCGTGGCGAGGGCTGGGCGCACACGCACCTGTCGGAGCTGCTGAAGACGGACCATCCGCAGTCGGTGCGCTATTTCGCGATGATGATGGGCGACGACATCAACTGGCGCTCCGCGGGCGCGCTGGCGGTGTCGGTGCGCACGGGGCAGACGGGCTGTGACGCCGTGTCGCCCGGGGGGCTGTGGGCGTACCTGCGCAACCATCCGGACGACGCGCGCGTGTTCGACGCGGCGATGACGTCGAAGTCGCACATGGTGATGGGCGCGATGAGGGGCGCGATGGACTACGGCCGCTATGGCCACATCGCGGACATCGCGGGAGGACGGGGGCACATCCTCGCGGCGCTGCTGGAGGCCGCGCCCCAGACGCAGGGCACGCTCTTCGACCTGCCGGACGTGGTCGCCAACGCGCTGAAGCACCCGAGGATCCGCGCGCAGGGCGGGGACTTCTTCAAGGGCCCGCTGCCGAGCGCGGATGCCTACATCCTGAGCAACATCCTCCATGACTGGGGGGACCCGCAGGCCATCGCCATCCTCCGTCAGATTCGTCAGGCCGCGCCGGCCAACGCGGAGCTGCTGGTCGTGGAGATGGTGATGCCGGAGCGCGCGGAGTCGCACCCCGCCATGGTGATGGACCTCATCATGTTGTCACTGGCGGGGGGCCGCGAGCGCACCCAGGAGGAGTACGTCCGCCTCTACGAGGAGGGCGGCTTCAAGCTGGACCGGGTGGTGCCGCTCCCCGGCCCCTATTGCATCCAGGTGGCCAGGCCCGTCTGA
- a CDS encoding TIGR02269 family lipoprotein gives MAKCGWWAVLLLLLANCASAPVAGRGGRVELPLEEDSAEDCTDAAAEDDDKGCVTVACDGSSCGLYRCEDVSSAPVALRGVSAPAPLPGVGYAPQRLWAGPQVMPGREPVLVFRKERPEELPSQKALRKAREEWEKVPKEKHHIFPRAFEVYFNRQGINIHEYTLAIDVKRHKEIHGGSYGAPWNEDWRRFIERLEMETRKKNRPTPSEVRQRLFDFGGLMIQKYRLVGMPMSYWQQLTLDIRLSKD, from the coding sequence ATGGCGAAGTGTGGGTGGTGGGCAGTGCTGCTGCTCTTGTTGGCCAACTGCGCGTCGGCGCCCGTTGCTGGGCGCGGAGGACGCGTTGAGCTGCCGCTCGAGGAGGACTCCGCCGAGGACTGCACCGACGCGGCGGCGGAGGACGACGACAAGGGGTGCGTCACCGTCGCATGCGACGGTTCCTCCTGCGGCCTGTACCGATGCGAGGACGTGTCCTCCGCGCCGGTGGCCCTGAGAGGGGTCAGCGCCCCAGCTCCCCTGCCGGGCGTTGGCTACGCTCCCCAGCGCCTCTGGGCAGGGCCACAGGTCATGCCCGGCCGAGAGCCCGTCCTCGTCTTCCGCAAGGAGCGGCCCGAGGAACTACCGAGCCAGAAGGCACTCCGCAAGGCGCGCGAGGAGTGGGAGAAAGTCCCGAAGGAGAAGCACCACATCTTCCCCCGGGCGTTCGAGGTGTACTTCAACCGGCAGGGTATCAACATCCACGAGTACACCCTCGCCATCGACGTGAAGCGCCACAAGGAGATCCACGGGGGCAGCTACGGTGCTCCGTGGAACGAGGATTGGCGCCGGTTCATCGAGCGCCTGGAGATGGAGACGCGGAAAAAGAATCGTCCCACTCCCAGCGAGGTGCGCCAGCGCCTGTTCGACTTCGGCGGGCTGATGATCCAGAAGTATCGTCTCGTCGGCATGCCCATGTCGTACTGGCAGCAGCTCACGTTGGACATTCGGCTGTCGAAGGACTAG
- a CDS encoding TetR/AcrR family transcriptional regulator, giving the protein MGTKEQDARERILRATIICIERDGLDATGIREIAREAQVNSAAISYYFRSKEKLIAQALEQTLEQAFGNVLVDFDRLREEGLGVRESFEALMEDVMGNTGRYPRIAHAHFHDVLVHQRYDGAAIQRLNDFLAELAERLAPAAPQLSPQKLRMALAQVWSGVALLAMMPRLFDQLLLLDFHTLETRRAWVKQTLRLVFGS; this is encoded by the coding sequence ATGGGCACCAAGGAGCAGGACGCTCGGGAGCGCATCCTCCGGGCGACCATCATCTGCATCGAGCGCGACGGACTGGACGCCACGGGCATCCGGGAGATTGCCCGCGAGGCGCAGGTCAACAGCGCCGCCATCAGCTACTACTTCCGCAGCAAGGAGAAGCTCATCGCGCAGGCGCTGGAGCAGACGCTGGAGCAGGCGTTCGGCAACGTCCTGGTGGACTTCGACCGGCTCCGGGAGGAGGGGCTGGGCGTGCGGGAGTCCTTCGAGGCGCTGATGGAGGACGTCATGGGCAACACGGGGCGCTATCCGCGCATCGCCCACGCGCACTTCCACGACGTGCTGGTGCACCAGCGCTACGACGGCGCGGCCATCCAGCGCCTCAACGACTTCCTGGCGGAGCTGGCGGAGCGGCTGGCGCCGGCCGCGCCCCAGCTGTCTCCCCAGAAGCTGCGCATGGCGCTGGCGCAGGTCTGGTCCGGGGTGGCGCTGCTGGCGATGATGCCCCGGCTGTTCGACCAGCTGCTCCTGCTCGACTTCCACACGCTGGAGACGCGCCGGGCGTGGGTGAAGCAGACGCTGCGGCTGGTCTTCGGGAGCTGA
- a CDS encoding Ig-like domain-containing protein → MRFALALCGLWAFTPGCVDSHEDPQPADVLRLAPAVGESEGCGDPTDAGTGDGGTPSDAGSGDGGIPAEDPGIIGYLLPAPDAEAVGTNARVIVGFVEALDVGTLGPTSLAVTENGVPLAGTVSHDASSQTLTFTPSRPFAAQALVTATVGTTVRTVSGRKLTAPRAFTFSVSPQADSTAPTVLSTQPTTNEANVFFSRPVYIVTFQEPMDPRTLLGGAVQFQQVLGTSPAAPLGGTLTYHGPTRSLLFRPNPLPAPGARVTGILSTQARDLAGNALEAPFTFSFAVAQYLDNEVPRVRTTSPTAQSLGVSTRVAPLLITYSEPLRADSVTTDRVYLEELNPEGTQVVRRVPGTVRYDENFLQVAFTPLETLKYQTRYRGRSRDVVDLAGNSQSLYGGFDFITELPPTPPLVRGATPAPDMRFVPLGGPLRVSFDRPLDPASVDTTTVSVAGVTGLVNYESSTNSVVFRPVPPLQPATDYTVTVQGVRTPQGQPLAAPFTYGFRTVAPREKVSGELPGQPGLPVVATGPRGTLAVWNVNTGTSVQVRASLDTGAGFPDSVLVGLGRDMNLQPQVAAWGERFIVSWSEALYAPDRVAIFDGTSFTPVAPTSGKLFGVGPHLYNVSTDGKTFRILNGDEWSIVFRATYLGSTHSVLQNGDRVLVFSGYNTTNEVSVVFDGVQWLETSVTSSQDAQYLPVGDSFARAWVSSRGTEFALFNRDTRQWGAAELVSSTVSTDLRIATDGNVVTAVFGASTGLFAATRVGGSWQPAVSLDTAAVRDIWALVSHRGNFIALWTTNSANTQLRAVSQVGGSWSSATKVVAATGVNRVLDVRATADDLLVLSVKNDLYSSAYEIWGTALTSVGWQPSTLLRAKEEAPALLVPTGAVVGTVFVAPGQLPVRDYVGNGQWAAARPLATPERVGSVRDTSVHFLDDGRGVATWEQFDSGAWGLFLAEFDGLSWLEPVRVAPGGNTHRVAMDASGAAVVLYQLPSTTSGKVDIWTVRYEAGVATSPLKLDTVTATNPNLVLAHGPGGFLAAWGEWEIRSVQSAEGLTWSAPLTVIARAYPEARWTNTRLAVMGASFALVAQSSSVYLNMRLHTAGVWQTLATPPMPSSSYDFIADGTTAMLMSSFTNEFRYIFHNGLAWSGQDTVSTPGESPALMATSPQGIRLHAGNSWWRWSGANWQREATGVGRAQATGLMRCDAKGCGLATGAPYTLPSNLTLSYAPGTGAFQDGVSSTEATPTVLVGGLTWDFAGGTYRATWRHPAQAGVNALYASTGL, encoded by the coding sequence ATGCGATTCGCCCTGGCCCTGTGTGGCCTGTGGGCCTTCACCCCTGGCTGCGTGGACTCCCACGAGGACCCGCAGCCCGCTGACGTCCTCCGGCTGGCGCCCGCCGTCGGCGAGTCCGAGGGATGCGGCGACCCCACGGACGCGGGCACGGGCGACGGCGGGACCCCGTCCGACGCCGGCAGCGGCGATGGCGGCATCCCCGCGGAGGACCCGGGCATCATCGGCTACCTGCTGCCCGCGCCCGACGCGGAGGCCGTGGGCACCAACGCGCGCGTCATCGTGGGCTTCGTCGAGGCGCTCGACGTCGGCACACTCGGCCCCACCAGCCTCGCCGTGACGGAGAATGGCGTGCCGCTCGCGGGCACCGTGAGCCACGACGCGAGCAGCCAGACGCTCACCTTCACGCCTTCGCGTCCCTTCGCCGCGCAGGCGCTGGTGACGGCGACGGTGGGCACCACGGTGCGCACCGTGTCGGGGCGGAAACTCACCGCGCCCCGGGCCTTCACCTTCTCCGTGAGCCCCCAGGCAGACTCGACCGCGCCCACCGTGCTGTCGACGCAGCCCACCACCAACGAGGCGAACGTGTTCTTCTCGCGCCCCGTCTACATCGTCACCTTCCAGGAGCCCATGGACCCTCGGACGCTCCTCGGCGGCGCGGTCCAGTTCCAGCAGGTGCTGGGCACCAGCCCCGCGGCGCCGCTCGGCGGTACACTCACCTATCACGGGCCGACACGCTCGCTGCTCTTCCGGCCCAACCCGCTGCCGGCGCCCGGGGCCCGCGTCACCGGCATCCTCTCCACGCAGGCGCGAGACCTGGCTGGCAACGCGCTGGAGGCGCCGTTCACGTTCTCCTTCGCGGTGGCGCAGTACCTGGACAACGAGGTGCCCCGCGTGCGGACGACGTCGCCCACCGCCCAGTCGCTGGGCGTCTCCACGCGCGTCGCCCCGCTCCTCATCACCTACAGCGAGCCGCTGCGCGCGGACTCCGTGACGACGGACCGGGTGTACCTGGAGGAGCTCAACCCGGAGGGCACCCAGGTCGTCCGGCGCGTGCCGGGGACGGTGCGCTATGACGAGAACTTCCTCCAGGTCGCCTTCACGCCGCTGGAGACGCTGAAGTACCAGACGCGCTACCGAGGCCGCTCGCGCGACGTCGTCGACCTGGCCGGCAACTCGCAGTCGCTCTACGGCGGCTTCGATTTCATCACCGAGCTGCCGCCCACGCCCCCGCTCGTCCGCGGCGCCACGCCCGCGCCGGACATGCGCTTCGTGCCCCTGGGCGGCCCGCTGCGCGTGAGCTTCGACCGCCCCCTGGACCCGGCCTCCGTCGACACGACGACCGTCTCCGTCGCGGGTGTCACCGGGCTCGTCAACTACGAGTCCTCCACGAACTCCGTGGTGTTCCGCCCCGTGCCGCCGCTCCAGCCCGCCACCGACTACACGGTGACGGTCCAGGGCGTGCGCACGCCGCAGGGCCAGCCCCTCGCCGCGCCCTTCACGTATGGCTTCCGCACGGTGGCGCCCCGGGAGAAGGTGAGCGGGGAGCTGCCCGGCCAGCCAGGCCTGCCGGTGGTCGCCACGGGTCCCCGGGGCACGCTCGCCGTCTGGAACGTGAACACGGGCACCAGCGTCCAGGTGCGCGCCTCCCTCGACACGGGCGCGGGCTTTCCGGACTCGGTGCTCGTCGGCCTGGGCCGCGACATGAACCTGCAACCCCAGGTCGCCGCCTGGGGCGAGCGCTTCATCGTGAGCTGGTCGGAGGCCCTCTACGCCCCGGACCGCGTCGCCATCTTCGATGGGACGTCGTTCACGCCCGTGGCGCCCACCTCCGGGAAGCTGTTCGGCGTGGGCCCCCACCTCTACAACGTGAGCACCGACGGGAAGACCTTCCGCATCCTCAACGGCGACGAGTGGTCCATCGTCTTCCGAGCCACGTACCTGGGCTCCACGCACTCCGTCCTCCAGAACGGGGACCGCGTGCTGGTGTTCTCCGGCTACAACACCACCAACGAGGTCTCGGTCGTCTTCGACGGCGTGCAGTGGCTGGAGACGTCCGTCACCTCGTCGCAGGACGCGCAGTACCTCCCCGTCGGCGACAGCTTCGCTCGCGCGTGGGTCTCCTCGCGCGGCACGGAGTTCGCCCTCTTCAACCGGGACACGCGCCAGTGGGGCGCCGCGGAGCTGGTCTCGTCGACGGTCTCGACCGACCTGCGCATCGCCACGGACGGCAACGTCGTCACCGCCGTCTTCGGCGCCAGCACCGGCCTGTTCGCCGCCACCCGCGTCGGGGGCAGCTGGCAGCCCGCCGTGTCGCTGGACACCGCCGCCGTGCGCGACATCTGGGCGCTCGTGTCCCACCGGGGCAACTTCATCGCGCTGTGGACCACCAACTCCGCCAACACGCAGCTGCGCGCCGTCTCCCAGGTGGGCGGTTCGTGGAGCTCCGCCACGAAGGTGGTGGCGGCCACGGGCGTCAACCGCGTGCTCGACGTGCGCGCGACGGCCGACGACCTGCTCGTGCTCTCCGTGAAGAACGACCTCTACAGCTCCGCCTATGAAATCTGGGGCACCGCGCTCACGTCCGTCGGCTGGCAGCCGAGCACTCTCCTGCGCGCCAAGGAGGAGGCCCCCGCCCTCCTCGTCCCGACCGGGGCCGTGGTGGGCACCGTCTTCGTGGCGCCCGGCCAGCTTCCGGTGAGGGACTACGTGGGCAACGGCCAGTGGGCGGCGGCGCGCCCGCTGGCGACGCCGGAGCGCGTGGGCAGCGTGCGCGACACGTCCGTCCACTTCCTCGACGACGGCCGGGGCGTGGCGACGTGGGAGCAGTTCGACTCCGGCGCGTGGGGCCTCTTCCTGGCCGAGTTCGACGGCCTGTCCTGGCTGGAGCCGGTGCGCGTGGCGCCCGGTGGCAACACGCACCGCGTGGCCATGGACGCGTCCGGCGCGGCCGTCGTCCTGTACCAGCTCCCCTCGACCACCAGCGGCAAGGTGGACATCTGGACCGTGCGCTACGAGGCGGGTGTCGCGACGTCGCCGCTCAAGCTCGACACGGTGACGGCCACCAATCCGAACCTGGTGCTGGCCCACGGGCCCGGTGGCTTCCTGGCCGCGTGGGGTGAGTGGGAGATTCGCTCCGTGCAGAGCGCGGAGGGCCTGACGTGGTCCGCGCCCCTGACCGTCATCGCTCGCGCCTATCCGGAGGCGCGCTGGACGAACACCCGGCTCGCCGTCATGGGCGCGTCCTTCGCGCTGGTGGCGCAGAGCAGCAGCGTGTACCTCAACATGCGCCTGCACACCGCGGGCGTCTGGCAGACGCTCGCGACGCCACCCATGCCCAGCTCCAGCTATGACTTCATCGCGGACGGGACCACCGCCATGCTGATGTCGTCGTTCACCAACGAGTTCCGCTACATCTTCCACAATGGGCTCGCCTGGTCCGGGCAGGACACCGTCTCCACGCCCGGGGAGAGCCCGGCCCTGATGGCCACCTCGCCCCAGGGGATTCGCCTCCACGCGGGCAACAGCTGGTGGCGGTGGAGCGGCGCCAACTGGCAGAGGGAGGCGACCGGCGTCGGCCGCGCGCAGGCGACCGGGCTCATGCGGTGCGACGCGAAGGGCTGCGGGCTCGCCACGGGCGCGCCCTACACCCTCCCCTCGAACCTCACGCTGTCCTATGCCCCGGGCACGGGGGCGTTCCAGGACGGCGTGTCGTCGACGGAGGCCACGCCCACCGTCCTCGTCGGAGGGCTGACCTGGGACTTCGCCGGCGGCACCTACCGCGCCACCTGGAGACACCCCGCGCAGGCCGGCGTGAACGCCCTGTACGCCAGCACGGGGTTGTGA